The Anoplolepis gracilipes chromosome 5, ASM4749672v1, whole genome shotgun sequence region CCTTAGCTTCTAAATTACATACATTCTCGGAAAGATTACTACCGGAATGGACATTTACGCCGTATGTGCTAACGTAAGTGAAATCTTCGCTGGAGGTTTTACTACCGACATTACAGCCAATGCTATTAAATTCGGTTACCGATTTAGGTCCGCTGATATTTGATTGTTTCGGTATCGGAATCGTAGGCGATTTCACGGAGCCGCTCGGCGAATTTTTGCTTCCATCGTCGTTCAAATCGTCGTTGGCATTCAAGTTGAGATCTATATGTAAGTCGATATCATATGGcatagtattatttaaagaaatccACGTATTATCTTCTGGTTCCATAGTAAATACTTCTGTAATAATACGTTAATTCAAGTTCTTAGAAGatcacttttttttcaactacACTTATCATCGAATCATTAACGATTTATTCGAATCACCTTCAACGTCATTGTTCATCATTACGTTAGATACAGGATCGTTGTTTGTCGGTCCAAAAGATGAAGCAACATTATGTTCGGTATCCGCGAATGAATCTTCATCCAATGGCGATAAAACTCCTTCCCCATCACTGCAGGGTCCACTTAAGTCGCAGCTCCTTCAcagaaatttgcaaataatagaaattcatACAagatgtaacaaataaaaaattataaggtataatattaaaatataattatttcttactttAGATTTCCAGTTCTATGTGTGCATGTACCGAGAGATCCCTGTATATAATCTTTGTATCCTCCTACCGCTTCCACCAaaggatttataaaattgtctaGAAATCTGCGTAGTCCCAATCTGACTATCAGCTTGAGCAGAAACATTCTGTGATATAGCCGAGTGGTTCGAAACTTTGCGAGCGTTCCCGCGGGTAGTATATCGGCGTATAATGCAATATCCATGATGGAACCATTCTCGTATAATTTTGTGATAGGCAAGAGAAACGTATCGGCTGTATCCTTCGGTCCCAACGTTCTACGGCagaaaaatgagataaaaaatataaaaagaatattataagaaaatagttTTGTTGGAAAGACATTTCTTTACGACACACGCTTACTTTGCGATAGGATCAAAAAGATACCACACTGATAATACTGCGCTGTAAGGTTCTTCCATAATTTGTACTATGTGAGGAACTATCAATTGCAAGGTGGCTTCTCTCGCACTACCTGCGTAAGGTAACAGTCGTTCGAGTTCTCTAGCAATTGCTTTTACCTTACATTCGctaattttacacaaatattttgtcTTTGTTTTAATCGCAAAATCTATGTCATCCTCGGTCCTCACGATAGAATTTAATTCTCGTATCAAGTCATTATATTCTTGCAACATTTccacaatattatacaaatattgacaatatttggAGAATGGGAACAGACTGCCGGATAAGATTGGTTGAAGAAACTGATGCGCAGATGGTGGCGGAAGACCCATATATGTTATTGTTGGATAACGAAAAGGAATGTCATCGTTTacctaaatataaaacaaaatacctcatatatatatatatatataaacataaaatatcgtTTTTGTGATGTGTGCGTctgtcttaataaaataaaatttaatatataatgcgaaattttaaaattaccgTTGAAATGTCATTCGTCTCTACGttacttatattataactCTTTGGCATAATGTCAATCTGAAGCAATAGggacacaatattttttatacatttcggTAAATTATCAGCCGAtgtctttaaaatgtttagacACGTTATGAATCTTTGCGCGAATGACGTTCTTTCAATGTTCCAGGTCGCGCGAAACTTGCCAGCTAGAAATATCTCCACCATCAGACAACCGAGTATCTGTTGTTCCTTGATACGACCACTGGCCACAATCTGTTTATAATTTGTGGAAAGATCGTGCGATCCCACTGTAGGTTTGTAGACCCGATGGTTGATCTTATTCATAAAAGCGTGCATGGTTTCTACTTGCACGATCGCCGCGACGGGATTAAAATCCTTGGGCAGAATAATAGGCTGATTAATGGATTTATCTGATTTAACGTTATCCTCCGAAAGCAATGAACCTCTAGAACGGCTCAACAAGCGACTCAATACGAGAGGCGACGATCTCGATGCGTTCGTTGACGTAGCGGGTAATTCTTCTTCCTCGATACCAGAACTGTGGCCTTCATCATCACTGATTCTATTTGTAGATTGATCATTTTCTGCAATCGTACAATagtttgagaaaattttaagattctcgaaaattatatattctcgaAATTTTCGCAAAACACTTACTGATTTTATTGGTCGAAAATGTCGGTCTAAGACGCGGTGGTACTTTACCCCAATAAGGagatggaataattttttgcggATGTGGTTGCGTGAAAAGTTGTACAACTCCAGAATTAGTCAAATCAGTATGATTATCGACTAACTGTAGACAAACGTTTTTCGACTTTACGGCAGCGAAACCAGATAATCTATcgcataaaagatataaatatcaaaaatttgtataaatataattaataattaataatttattattaaacaaaattaagttTGTACTTGTAACCAAAAGTCAAGTCTATCCAATGATGTAATCTTTCCGAAACATAAAAGCTTTCTAACGCTTCTCTATGCTTTTCAATAAAATCCTCTGGAGAAGTTGCCCAAGCTGGAATTTCTAAATCTGGCAAATCTTCGTGGATGgactgcaaaaaaaaaaaaaacatacattttatcaaCCTGAGAGAGATACTTTATCATCATTGCTTAATATTTTACCTTAAAAACACTGGGATCAGTGAAGAATTGTGGTATACATTCGTCAGGACTCCAATCGTGTAATCTCTGAATCGAAGCTGGATATTCTCCAGGTACCCATAAAGGTCGTACATGTTTACAGAGCacagatttattatatcgacgtgaaagatatacataatatgtaatcTCTGACAAAACATCCGAAACATGATGTCCAACCTGCGtgtatgaattaattaattaatttttcaacaaaatgtGTGAATATATGAcacaaaattttcattaatttacatacCTCAGTTGATTGTGAGTCAAACGTCAGATCTAATTGTCTGTCTCCtttatttaatcgaaatttCGACTTTGTTAAATCTCTCCAGTTGCCGCCGTTCCTCGATGTAAAATCCGTCACCCAAGGCATAACATGATGACAGCCAGGATCACCGTATCTTCTACCAGCCAAATTATTGAGCGCAgtcaaataatcaaaattgctaatacaattatacaccCACATCTCACATAATTTCTCGATACTTTCATTTAAACCAATGTCGCTATTATTTGAATTAGATATGTTATCTTTTTTACTGTAAGGATTGTtactagaatttttttctttattgtcTTGAGAAGTAGTGGGACATTCGTTTTCaggttttaaataaatattatcgctTAATTTTGGTaatacctaaaaaaaaaaaaaaaaaaaaacaaaatcaatACAATATTGCTTACaatattgaaacattttctttGTTGGTTTTAtctcacatttaaatattaaagtcttatataaatagatagaaGATGCACAAAATATACcttaatagtaaaattatctgTGACTAATATGTCACTGAGTGTAATTTCTCCTAATGCAAGACCACGATCATGCAAGTCTCTggataatcttaataattgataaactaCAAATAATGATTTCCCATGGCTTGTATTAAGAGCAGCAGGACTGTACATTACGCAcctgaaattaataatcataagtatgataaaaatgCAGGAATATTTTggcaaattctttttacacaTTGTTTTACACATAAGcacaaaacaattattactCACTCGCGAAGGGAGAAATTTGCGGTATGCTcgtaaaaa contains the following coding sequences:
- the Wdr81 gene encoding WD repeat-containing protein 81 isoform X2: MPWVTDFTSRNGGNWRDLTKSKFRLNKGDRQLDLTFDSQSTEVGHHVSDVLSEITYYVYLSRRYNKSVLCKHVRPLWVPGEYPASIQRLHDWSPDECIPQFFTDPSVFKSIHEDLPDLEIPAWATSPEDFIEKHREALESFYVSERLHHWIDLTFGYKLSGFAAVKSKNVCLQLVDNHTDLTNSGVVQLFTQPHPQKIIPSPYWGKVPPRLRPTFSTNKIKNDQSTNRISDDEGHSSGIEEEELPATSTNASRSSPLVLSRLLSRSRGSLLSEDNVKSDKSINQPIILPKDFNPVAAIVQVETMHAFMNKINHRVYKPTVGSHDLSTNYKQIVASGRIKEQQILGCLMVEIFLAGKFRATWNIERTSFAQRFITCLNILKTSADNLPKCIKNIVSLLLQIDIMPKSYNISNVETNDISTVNDDIPFRYPTITYMGLPPPSAHQFLQPILSGSLFPFSKYCQYLYNIVEMLQEYNDLIRELNSIVRTEDDIDFAIKTKTKYLCKISECKVKAIARELERLLPYAGSAREATLQLIVPHIVQIMEEPYSAVLSVWYLFDPIAKTLGPKDTADTFLLPITKLYENGSIMDIALYADILPAGTLAKFRTTRLYHRMFLLKLIVRLGLRRFLDNFINPLVEAVGGYKDYIQGSLGTCTHRTGNLKSCDLSGPCSDGEGVLSPLDEDSFADTEHNVASSFGPTNNDPVSNVMMNNDVEEVFTMEPEDNTWISLNNTMPYDIDLHIDLNLNANDDLNDDGSKNSPSGSVKSPTIPIPKQSNISGPKSVTEFNSIGCNVGSKTSSEDFTYVSTYGVNVHSGSNLSENVCNLEAKEDIRLSIDLDNKRNVTESDEESLQHQLDIYRRSTPSECTISEMSAESVIWLSHRLGPVLTARHLSRNLLRMLTLCYAGKENLTAVDDNFVCLEGVSWKKTLLAGDRNAVKVLECLTAIAGLYGEQIILLQYFAHVVELLALCKRKLTQNLEGGLISCLALLNHITVYLSDSTVMDVLHEPIVKSILHPTVRILSTARFTFPNGTLARLALAEKCLEAMLTLSLRLGSVITKNHLAVPIQRFFLAFDKAFNENSSTEGSSHNLGQRNATYEHSIRTKTTSESGLDNNGICVWNKLDTDVADSYSPPILENNDVPDLQRNRAFEELRAVFTAEFAHKAYMLFYRCVDSEMMEQILKNHERIKELCHDYEQGIKTTFLNTDNTDKYNTSVASVDVMENVELVDKDVCSFGNISVIGNRFEIQKDDARSQSMATEASITAGRETTTCPSSAGRQLRGNWLAYWEHEIGRPEKDAIFNIKQIKLQSFSGHTNSIRCLYVLDNENSFMSGGRDKTVKLWSLRSQGDGSTVSSCQYTYTGHKKSILSLTFLESLRYAVTCDGAIHCWDPFMGSLLGCPESSRPVPVNTLASSPSPSTTLLVGTTDITLRVIDCRTFQYVNEMKVSMNPTGLIRCIAVAPSGNWVALGQASGFLTILDTRTGLIIASWKGHECEILQLEAINENTIVSSSLDQTIAVWSAVDGKLKFHMKGATEPVHCMAMHEQELVIGTTANRIGVYTAVEMTASFSSSKLRSDAFKGVLTAMAVLPLNRLLLLGADNGGITLLC
- the Wdr81 gene encoding WD repeat-containing protein 81 isoform X1, which encodes MDIIKEYLLVPAKYMILTDGRICLTVHRNWLSRLLTVGPFTFINHDRLSSDEIAAQPSLDELGCDWLRIYAKVYVKQYKNAIPLPRGRPTTSTKNQAELMFSQLLHYVAETNYRNLWKETYKKYYNPWNFVEQKEQSNITANANDVAIMHEVLNRMYGCTLVQVQRGVVLSVSNGASFEAHCNLVPVHFVIETTSAFIVFYEHTANFSLRECVMYSPAALNTSHGKSLFVVYQLLRLSRDLHDRGLALGEITLSDILVTDNFTIKVLPKLSDNIYLKPENECPTTSQDNKEKNSSNNPYSKKDNISNSNNSDIGLNESIEKLCEMWVYNCISNFDYLTALNNLAGRRYGDPGCHHVMPWVTDFTSRNGGNWRDLTKSKFRLNKGDRQLDLTFDSQSTEVGHHVSDVLSEITYYVYLSRRYNKSVLCKHVRPLWVPGEYPASIQRLHDWSPDECIPQFFTDPSVFKSIHEDLPDLEIPAWATSPEDFIEKHREALESFYVSERLHHWIDLTFGYKLSGFAAVKSKNVCLQLVDNHTDLTNSGVVQLFTQPHPQKIIPSPYWGKVPPRLRPTFSTNKIKNDQSTNRISDDEGHSSGIEEEELPATSTNASRSSPLVLSRLLSRSRGSLLSEDNVKSDKSINQPIILPKDFNPVAAIVQVETMHAFMNKINHRVYKPTVGSHDLSTNYKQIVASGRIKEQQILGCLMVEIFLAGKFRATWNIERTSFAQRFITCLNILKTSADNLPKCIKNIVSLLLQIDIMPKSYNISNVETNDISTVNDDIPFRYPTITYMGLPPPSAHQFLQPILSGSLFPFSKYCQYLYNIVEMLQEYNDLIRELNSIVRTEDDIDFAIKTKTKYLCKISECKVKAIARELERLLPYAGSAREATLQLIVPHIVQIMEEPYSAVLSVWYLFDPIAKTLGPKDTADTFLLPITKLYENGSIMDIALYADILPAGTLAKFRTTRLYHRMFLLKLIVRLGLRRFLDNFINPLVEAVGGYKDYIQGSLGTCTHRTGNLKSCDLSGPCSDGEGVLSPLDEDSFADTEHNVASSFGPTNNDPVSNVMMNNDVEEVFTMEPEDNTWISLNNTMPYDIDLHIDLNLNANDDLNDDGSKNSPSGSVKSPTIPIPKQSNISGPKSVTEFNSIGCNVGSKTSSEDFTYVSTYGVNVHSGSNLSENVCNLEAKEDIRLSIDLDNKRNVTESDEESLQHQLDIYRRSTPSECTISEMSAESVIWLSHRLGPVLTARHLSRNLLRMLTLCYAGKENLTAVDDNFVCLEGVSWKKTLLAGDRNAVKVLECLTAIAGLYGEQIILLQYFAHVVELLALCKRKLTQNLEGGLISCLALLNHITVYLSDSTVMDVLHEPIVKSILHPTVRILSTARFTFPNGTLARLALAEKCLEAMLTLSLRLGSVITKNHLAVPIQRFFLAFDKAFNENSSTEGSSHNLGQRNATYEHSIRTKTTSESGLDNNGICVWNKLDTDVADSYSPPILENNDVPDLQRNRAFEELRAVFTAEFAHKAYMLFYRCVDSEMMEQILKNHERIKELCHDYEQGIKTTFLNTDNTDKYNTSVASVDVMENVELVDKDVCSFGNISVIGNRFEIQKDDARSQSMATEASITAGRETTTCPSSAGRQLRGNWLAYWEHEIGRPEKDAIFNIKQIKLQSFSGHTNSIRCLYVLDNENSFMSGGRDKTVKLWSLRSQGDGSTVSSCQYTYTGHKKSILSLTFLESLRYAVTCDGAIHCWDPFMGSLLGCPESSRPVPVNTLASSPSPSTTLLVGTTDITLRVIDCRTFQYVNEMKVSMNPTGLIRCIAVAPSGNWVALGQASGFLTILDTRTGLIIASWKGHECEILQLEAINENTIVSSSLDQTIAVWSAVDGKLKFHMKGATEPVHCMAMHEQELVIGTTANRIGVYTAVEMTASFSSSKLRSDAFKGVLTAMAVLPLNRLLLLGADNGGITLLC